Sequence from the Miscanthus floridulus cultivar M001 chromosome 16, ASM1932011v1, whole genome shotgun sequence genome:
ATGCAAGCAGATGAAGATGTGGGCAAGATTGCTTTAGCTGTACCTGTTCTAGTGTGTAAGTCaatctactattttttttgtTACCATTTACCTAGATAGCtgaagggtgggcctggtgcaagcggtagagtcttaccgcctgtgaccggaaggtcctgggttcgagtcgcggtctcctcgcattgcacaggcgagggtaaggcatgccactgacacccttccccagaccccgcacagagcgggagctctctgcactgggtatgccctttTTATTTACCTAGATAGCTGTTTGGCATCCTACTACATCAATTTTAGCCATATAGTTCTTTCACTAATCAGTAATCACTGCAGAATGAATCTTTTTTCCCGCCATGTTATGATTCTGTTATCCAAGAATTGATTAGGATTTAATTTAGGAGACCAAAAGGATAAAAACACATGCAACTAAACTATATTTTCATGTAAAGCGTGTACTTGCCATGCTTGTCGGTGTATTACTTTATCAGAAATAGAATGTTTTAATTGGTTCTTTGATTTTGATATTGGTGCCAAAATATTGTTATGTAATGTCAGGTGTTCTCTTCGGAAAGCTTAGGTACTTATAAGTATTACCAAGCAAAATGTGATAGCTCTCTATTGTTTCTGTAATTGTTTTGATGAAGTATGATGCAGTATTCTATAGTTATCACAATCTTCATCAATCATTACAACATATTATTTGGAGAAAGTTAAGTAATGTAGTAGCAAGATTAAATTGGTCCATAATTCCATTTGGTAGTGGATGTAGAAAATAAAACAGGACTACCGTTTTAAATAGTGTGCTTAATTTATCAGTTGCAAAGTATGCTTTAAATCATATGTTGATATCTGTACTCTAATTTCTGCTTTGTCTTCCGCTGGTGATACATGCACTTTTCTTTATTTAAACTGAACTGGCTTCCAGATTTTGAGATGATATGTCTGCATACTGTGCAAAGTAACTCCAAATTTGTCTTGCCATTTTAACTAGCCTATTATATTTTTGTAGTCTGTTTTTCAATATCAATATAATTTCTTTTAGCATTGTCCACATTTTGTTCAAATTATCTAACATACATGTCTTCAATGTCCTTGATTTGTAGCCAAAGCATTGGAGCTATTTCTGCAAGATTTATGTGATCGGACATATGATATTACAATTCGAAAGGGGGTGAAGACTGTGGGTTCTTCCCATTTGTAAGTTTACTTGACCCATCTTCTTGTCATATGGAGTTTGGGCATAGTTTTTCGTTTGACCAATGTAAGAGGGAGGAGCAAGTTATAGAAAATATATATATGAGTGCATAGCCCTACTTGATTATCATGAAAAAGAAGCTTAGTAGTATGTATCTGCTTTACATTTTAGTCTTTCCTTTGTTGCACGTTGATTTTGCATGTCACATGTACAAGCAAGCAATAAACTTCAGTATATATTGGTATTGGCAAGGAAGGCCTTGCTTTGGCTTGGCAGGAGCATGGGTTCTGTACAGGCATTATTATCTGGTGATCCTGTGTACTAACTGCTGTTTAGGGTCCACGTTAGTTTTGATCGAATCCTGTAAATTCTTTCTTTGCAGATATTTATAATGATCCTAGTCTTGTGAGAAAGAAAAATTAAGTGTGTGTCGCATGGCCTGTTGATTGATGGGGGAAATATGTAGAGAAGTGCTGGCGAGGCATGGGGTTGGGGTATAGGTTGTGTAATGTCATTGTACGGAGAGAAAATGAACTTATTTTCTGGATTGTAGTATCATTTTTTTGCATGTTTTTAATTCATCATTTCTTTTACTCATTAAGTTTTTTGCTTAATGTGTTCAGGAAACAGTGCATTCAAACGTACAATGTCTATGACTTCTTGACTGAAGTAGTCAGCAAAGTTCCAGACATTGGTCCTTCTGATGTTATTGCTGATGATAAGCTTGGCAAAAGGAGGTAAATTATCTATCTTGTAGTTAACAAGGTTCTTACATGTCCCAATCATCTTCCACGAAGTGTTAATAGATGTCGAATTGTCATCAggaaagctgaagaagatggAAGTGAGGAGGAATtaaagaggacaagaaatgtaaGTCACTATTATCCATAAGACCATAACTCtatgtggatgttgcatattTCACAGCTCATACGTCTTTTAGAAAATTTGGCGAAATAGCCAATTTCACCCCTCAAGTTTTACTAGAGGCTCCATTTTGTCCCTGAACTTTTGGATCGGCCATTTCAATTCCATAACTTTCTCTTTTGGGGCTCAAACCTGTCCTTGCTCCCATATGGCATGCCACATTGCATGCCTTGTCACCCGTGGACATCCATTGCTGTTTCATCACACATGAAATGTCTCTTTTGCTCTTGTTTATGCTCAATTAGTAAGGGAATGGATGCAACAATATCCCAGTCCAATCGACTATGAGCATCCTTAACCCTAGTTGTTAAGGCGTCGCTATACCGACGCCATATCGTCGCCATATCGCCGTGGCGTTTTTCTGGCTCTCGCCACGGCGACGCCACGGCTCCGGCGTGtatggcgtccgccatagcgccgtGGCGTCCCCGTGGCGCTGATTTGGCGTCCTGTGGTGCCTTTGTGCGCTGTGGCGGGCGCAATAGACggtgagggtgagggtgaggccGTGAGGGTACCTGTATAGGCCGAGTGGCCGATTGGAGCCCTCCGAGACCGAGCCCGAGACGCAACCGCAAGCAGCCCTCCGTCGGCCTCCCCCTTTTGCAGGGGCCGTGCGCCGTCGACGGTCCAGCGGAGGCGGGAGGGGAGAGGGAGGTGCGTACGTAGGGTCGCCAGCCGGTGTGCAGAGGACGGAGGCGTGGGCGCCAGGTGACTGGCGAGAGGCGGGAGGAGGAGCCGCTGACGCCACCGCCGAGCCTGGGACTGCCCCGCCGTCGCTGAGAGCCCGAGCCTGAGTGCCGCCTCCGTCGCCTTCATGCCGAGCGCGAGTGGGGGACGGAGCAGAAGATGGAGCGTCGCCTTCATGCCGAGCGCGAGTGGGGGAGGGAGCAGAAGATGGAGCGGCGGCGCTGCGAGGAAGATAAGAAACGGCGGCGGCTATCGGGCTGTGTGCCTTAGTGCTAGGGTAAAGACTATGCGGCGGTGCGTGGGCTTTTTTAGATGGGCCACTAAATAAAAGCCCATACCatctcttttctttttcatttcttttttctttcttaccATTTGTCAATATAATTTCCTAATATCCTAGACTATAATGTATGTATTCGCCACGCCGATGTGTGTATGGTGTCGCCATAGACGCTGTAAAGGTGTGAAGGTGGTGGGTCGCCGCGCCTCGCCACGCCGCCGTAAAAACTATGTCCTTAACTATTTTTTTTACCCTTTTTGTTTCTTTACTGATTACTGATATGTTCCTTGTTGGATTATTGTTAATCGTACTCTCACTTATCACATAATATATCTGTAGACATCCTTTTATAGCTGCCAAGGGAGCAGATTAGTCATTGGTTGGAGATTACATTACATCATACATTCCTTTAGTAATATAGCAAAACAAGTGTAAAAGAGAATTCTTCCGTGATTGCTCAACAAAGGATGACCAGCACTGGCTAGGCATGCCATGTCAGTGTAAGGATATATTGGAGCCAAAAAAAGAGAGCTTAGTGACTAGATTGGTCGGTTTGAAAGTCCCAAGGATGGACAAAGTGGTCTATTTTGACTACTATTAACTTAAAGTATCTGTCAGAACTTAATTTCCTGCTGTTATTGGTCTTCCAGATTTCACTTCATATTATTATCAAATATGATAATCCCATTTTCTATTGAGCCTTAGACTTTCTGAGTTCATTTTGCTGAATGAGTTGCTTTTGTGCAGGAGACAGAAAGCTATACAAGCAATGGCAGAGGCCGTGGGAGGGGCCGTGGGAGAGGCCGCCGTGGACGTGGAGCTTGGCGGGAGGTTGTCACAACTCATGAACAATTCGCGGAGAACCAATCTAGCAAGCTAGCCAGCCTAAAGGTGGAGGTAGCAGATGAGGTCCCGAATGCAACTGAAGCAAAAGTGGCTACTACACCAGTGAGCAATGCCAAGGCATCCTTAAGGAACATTGACTTGAATTTAGAtccaactgatgaagaggatgaggTTACAGTGCCACCCCAAGCCCAGCTGCCAGCTCCAGCAACTAGTTCCGCTGCAGCCACTGCAGGACCTGGACCATCTGCTGGACCATCTGTTCCACTGTCAAAGGAAGGAGCAAAACTCAAGGACTTTATTGGTGCTTGGGAACTGCCTGACATGAACAAGATGGAGATGGACCCTGTCCAGTTTGCTTTGTCAACAAACCATAGattggaggaggaagaggattaTGACAATGAAGACTAAGCTCCACCTTTATAGCTTCAGAGATGGTAAGTAGGAATAGCAGGACTACTGTAGGTTCAACTTAACTCTGTAGCAGTTCTCATGTATCATTTGTATCATAGCCGCCGAAGCTGCTGATGTAGCTTATAATGTTCCAGACTCCAGAGGTTAAGGTCGTTCGACTAGTTGACTGTAATGTTCTAAAGTTAGGTTCCGTCAACAGCTAGTGCTTCTGCAGATAGTACCAGTTGTACATTCCAGTTGCTCTCCAGTTTAATGTTAATTATGCTTTTGCTTCCTTGGACAGTTGAGAAATTTCTTGGTGGTGTCATGTATGGCAACATAGAAAGCAAGAAGGCTTTCAGATTACTTAGCACAGCTCATTCCATTACAGGAGTCAATTTCATATAGGATACAATACATGTGTGTAAGATGCTGGTTTATTCATCATATTATACTTTTCCAGTGGGATGTATTTCATGTCCGACAGCTAAATTCTTTCGTTGTGCTCCAGCCTCCAGCGAAAAGCTTGTGGGCCTTGAGGGAAAAACACATCATGGCACTGGAAAGATGGTACCTTCACTACCTGAAACATGGTTGCCCAAGCACAAGGAGAACTTTCAACAGTGATCGCAGCTTCCTAATACCAGGTTCTACAGAACGAACCATTTTAGTCTTTATTCCCTTCTACGCATTTCTTGTGCTGTGAAAGATCATGTACCTCAGGCGGCCGCGGCGTCCCCGACCGGCTGGAAGCTCTGCAGctgcttgaagttctcccacacctTCTCCCACACCCTGGCCTCGTACAGCTTCTTGCCGCCGGCGGCCTCCTTCACCTGGACGGTGAAGTGGTGCATGGTCCCGGCCACCACCTGGTGCCTCACCTTCACCAGCCTCTCGAACTCCAGCATCGCGTTCTGCACGTGTATTATACATACATGTGATAGATATACATCGTCAGTGACGGCTCCGATCTCCGATCTCAACTTAAAAAAGGTGCAAAGGAACGTGTCTTACGGTCTTGCTGTTGTGCTCGGCGACGGCGAAGCGCGCGAGCTCGATGGCCTCGAGGTCGTTCTCGTGACCCACCGGCGCGTCCCGGACGTCGCCCACCATCCCCACGCGCCGCTCGTTGTGTGCCTCGGCCATCGCTGACGCGATCCGGTGAGGGTGAGCGGATGTGCGGCGGGACGGAGAGGAAGCGGCGGCGAGACGACGGCCACTACCGCTAGTGGGAGCAGCAGGAGTAGCACCACCGAATGTCGTTGCTCCACGAAGCCAGATCCGCATACCTCTAGAGTGGAGGATTGGCAGGATTTATAGCGAGAGGGAACAAACTAAAAGCAACGGCGTGTGGGAGGTCTTTGCGCTGGTCGCCGTTTGCCGGACGATGCGACTACGGTGATGGGGACGCGGGCGGGGCGAAGGATGCCGCGGTACCGGTACTGCGTCGTTGACGGCGACGCGACTCTGATCCGATGCTTTACGAGGAAGCAAAGCGGTGCGGCGAAGGAATGCTGTGGAGCCGTCGGTATGCTTTGGCTCCGTGGACGGTCCCGTTAcctgttttgagttttttttttttttttttttgacgcgGAGTGAAATGATTCTCTGCCTAGAGCTTATTAGGGAAGAAATTGTGCGACCATGATGCATCGAATCGAATGTGGCGTTTCAGTTCACACCAAGGTATGGCCGGTGAGAAGGAGAAAAATTAATATTTAACCCTGAGTTCGTAAGCCTTTATTTTCTTCTAATATTTTATCTCGCGCACGTGAATTCTTTCAATCCGAAGATTTCTCGTGTTTCCTCTCCTTTTCTATTTCCAAATATCTCTTGTCACCCCTGAGGGCATGAAAAAGGCCAAAGTACCCCTACCTCCTTAACCTATTCTCCCTGGAATCGAAAGCACGCTCATTCGCCCATGTTTCTGCTTTGCACAAGGCATCGCGACAACGCCCACGGAGGTCGCCACCCGCCCAGTTCTCTGCCGCGCACCTAGCCCCACTTCGCCCCACCCAGGTCCCGGCCGCCCGCCACCCTTACTTAGCCCGACAGCTAGGGTTTGGGCTAGCCGTGGTCGACCCTTGCCGTAGGCCGGCCGCCACCGGTGTCCGGCTGTCCCTGGTTGCCCGACACCGgtgtcttgtcttcatcttctccaccttgatcacatgactcaatgtcatgtcttatgtgcaatgagccccttcatcatcacatgtgtgagctttgcaacctctccgagccatttccacctccatggtatatgttgctcatacacatgtacctgtggactaatcacttatgtatctcatataaacacaattagtccacctagggttgtcactcaattaccaaaatcaaacaaagACTTTTcaataagcacctatgctactttcaagcaggtggcaagcaatcagaaccattttaccatcttttatattccagttcttactacggtgctagactatagccaAGTCGTATCATATCACACGGCAatttgtgaaccaatgtatcccagctgggtatcccgaaacacatgccccgcttgtaccctaggcacaagcaagaccaacccatcactctcctgtcaaggggtctaggtccctgtccaaacttggactccaagcccccactcctaagttccagacttagtgtggtgcttagacctccaccattcttgcctccaatcagtcgatccgaaaagagccagaatccACGACAatagagcaatgagccttcccattcccataagcaagtatgtgcttaggataataagtctatgacctgactatcatccacaacaacggacggtcctcaatcgacacaggcggaacaagtgcaatccgagcctcgctcgaatgcctaaccaagtcccgatccaaagtaccattccgcccgatcttcaattatcattcatatatattccatatgacagtaatataataacaacaataatatctttcctatctctcgcgagtgataggtaatcactcgacttctaccagatcctatagcatagcaatctacacgatcctgacatgctagtaggactcatagataaggatatatatatatatatatatatatatatatatatatatatatatatatatatatatatatatatatatatatatatatatatatatatgcaagtggttttcacccaagtccttaaaacttaatgcaagcataaaataaagtgaagaataatagaggttatgcatcggggcttgcatgggtaagatataaccaaaagttagcattccatcatagtgacacgatcatcaacgCATCATCTTTTCTGCTACCTCGGTTGACtacatgatccatcgttgttcctattatgatatatgtggatgcaacgcagagttGTAATTAATCAACGACAACTACAACTCTCAATTACGATTACGCtctgcaagctaacgagctagctttaatgattAACGTactggtctacgtatccacgtcGCCAAGTAAAGCTTTGCCTCTGGAAAAATGTTCTAGttctaagggtgtgtttggttgagctgtggctgtgagaAAAAGCtattgtgggctgtgagctgtgggaaagctacTGCGGGCTGTAGAAAAGCTAAAagttgtttggttaaacaagtataaaatatatcttctatctttatctctcttgaaacaactatggaagagctttttattccaccaattttgaaaagcagaaagccaaaagccaaaagcaggctcaaaccagctttcaaaactgTACTACAAAAAAGCAACTGCTTTTGAAAAAGCCACCTGAAAAAGCAGCT
This genomic interval carries:
- the LOC136512220 gene encoding uncharacterized protein, with translation MRKKLDTRFPAPRIKKIMQADEDVGKIALAVPVLVSKALELFLQDLCDRTYDITIRKGVKTVGSSHLKQCIQTYNVYDFLTEVVSKVPDIGPSDVIADDKLGKRRKAEEDGSEEELKRTRNETESYTSNGRGRGRGRGRGRRGRGAWREVVTTHEQFAENQSSKLASLKVEVADEVPNATEAKVATTPVSNAKASLRNIDLNLDPTDEEDEVTVPPQAQLPAPATSSAAATAGPGPSAGPSVPLSKEGAKLKDFIGAWELPDMNKMEMDPVQFALSTNHRLEEEEDYDNED